One segment of Pseudobythopirellula maris DNA contains the following:
- a CDS encoding glycosyltransferase family 2 protein: MNEPSVKLSVVVLNHNSGTMLVDCLDSLFAEPFPWPVEVIVPDNQSTDESLGLAEKKWGDRIEVLRNGANKGFAWGNNIGIHRSSGEYVCLLNPDTIVHPGAFEEVVRFMDERPRAGFAGPKVLNKDGTFQLSAKRSIPTPMDAVYRAAGISKLFPDSKRFARYNVTYLDPDATHQVDACTGCCMFARRAMLDEIGLLDEGYFIYCEDVDWFLRAKRAEWEVWYVASAVIEHHHAYSARFRRAQAVRDFHNSMIRFHKKHFASEYSAPVNLLIYAGVRMRMVMMIAYRTLAGWG; the protein is encoded by the coding sequence ATGAATGAGCCCTCGGTCAAACTATCGGTCGTTGTGTTGAATCACAACTCCGGCACGATGCTCGTTGATTGCCTCGACAGCTTGTTCGCCGAACCTTTCCCTTGGCCTGTGGAGGTCATTGTTCCGGACAATCAGAGCACCGACGAGAGTCTAGGGCTGGCGGAGAAGAAATGGGGCGACCGAATCGAGGTGCTCCGCAATGGAGCGAACAAGGGGTTCGCCTGGGGCAACAACATCGGGATCCACCGGAGCAGTGGAGAGTATGTCTGCTTGCTCAATCCCGACACGATCGTCCACCCAGGGGCGTTCGAAGAAGTGGTCCGGTTTATGGACGAACGACCGCGGGCTGGTTTCGCGGGCCCAAAGGTGCTGAACAAAGACGGCACTTTTCAGCTCTCCGCTAAACGGTCGATTCCTACCCCGATGGACGCCGTTTATCGGGCTGCTGGGATCAGCAAGCTGTTTCCCGACAGCAAGCGATTCGCTCGCTACAACGTGACCTACCTCGACCCCGATGCGACCCACCAGGTCGACGCCTGCACCGGGTGTTGCATGTTCGCCCGTCGAGCGATGCTTGACGAGATCGGCTTGCTCGACGAGGGCTACTTCATCTATTGCGAAGACGTCGACTGGTTCCTCCGTGCGAAGCGAGCCGAGTGGGAGGTGTGGTACGTCGCCTCGGCGGTGATCGAGCACCACCACGCCTACAGCGCGCGGTTCCGCCGCGCCCAGGCGGTCCGCGACTTCCACAACTCGATGATCCGCTTCCATAAGAAGCACTTCGCGTCGGAGTACTCGGCGCCGGTGAATCTGCTGATCTATGCCGGGGTTCGGATGCGGATGGTGATGATGATCGCCTACAGGACACTCGCAGGATGGGGGTGA
- a CDS encoding B12-binding domain-containing radical SAM protein: MRVCYFNPPWETDERWGIRAGCRFPNLTRKNSNAYLPFPFLLAYAAAYAEEQGAEVLCIDGIAERASPASVIGRIDRFRPDLVVVETSTTSLGHDLRVLTSLKEKLPECRVAMYGPHVDVRPQDALDCAAVDFVIRGEPERTSVELAKKLAAGESVDTVAGLVLRESAGGEGLAVLGSHRSTDRRALIENLDELPYPHRATLPMDRYNVPGFPAPVMFMYGSRGCPYKCNFCLWPQTMLKGSYRTRSGPEIAAEMDWALKAYPKTKSFFFDDDTFNLGRTRVLEFADEMKRRRLVVPWGMNARADNWDRELMERLIETGLFTLRIGVESGDPEVLRRTQKDINLDQVRETLELSHSLGIKNHVSFVIGMIGETEESVSNTVRYIKTLPVDSVQFSVAIPFPGTSFYDHVEKQGQLMTKDWDKFNGFEDVVVRTETMTSDDLQRAVTRARRQVYFSPTFIRRRLSYVRNLRDLSALTRKAARLLQWQSN, from the coding sequence ATGCGGGTCTGCTACTTCAATCCTCCTTGGGAAACCGATGAGCGGTGGGGAATCCGCGCCGGGTGCCGTTTCCCGAACCTCACACGCAAGAACAGCAACGCCTACCTGCCGTTTCCCTTCCTGCTGGCCTACGCCGCGGCCTACGCCGAGGAACAAGGGGCCGAGGTGCTGTGCATCGACGGCATCGCCGAGCGGGCGAGTCCCGCTTCGGTGATCGGGCGGATCGATAGGTTCCGCCCCGACCTTGTAGTGGTTGAAACCTCGACCACGTCGCTCGGCCACGACCTGCGTGTCCTCACGAGCCTCAAAGAGAAGCTGCCCGAGTGCCGCGTCGCGATGTACGGACCGCACGTCGACGTGCGGCCGCAGGACGCCTTGGACTGTGCGGCGGTCGACTTCGTGATCCGCGGCGAGCCGGAACGCACGTCGGTCGAGCTCGCCAAGAAACTCGCCGCCGGCGAGTCGGTTGACACGGTCGCGGGGCTGGTGCTGCGCGAGTCTGCCGGGGGCGAGGGCCTAGCCGTGCTGGGCAGCCACCGGTCGACCGACCGCCGGGCGCTCATCGAGAACCTCGACGAGTTGCCCTACCCCCACCGCGCCACGCTGCCGATGGACCGCTACAACGTCCCCGGCTTCCCGGCGCCGGTGATGTTCATGTATGGCAGCCGGGGCTGCCCCTACAAGTGCAACTTCTGCCTCTGGCCGCAGACGATGCTCAAGGGGAGCTACCGCACAAGGTCGGGCCCGGAGATCGCCGCCGAAATGGACTGGGCCCTCAAGGCGTATCCCAAAACCAAGAGCTTCTTCTTCGACGACGACACGTTCAACCTCGGCAGAACCCGTGTGCTAGAGTTCGCCGACGAGATGAAGCGACGCCGATTGGTCGTGCCGTGGGGCATGAACGCCCGGGCCGACAACTGGGACCGGGAACTCATGGAGCGACTGATCGAGACCGGGCTGTTCACGCTGCGGATCGGCGTGGAGTCAGGAGACCCCGAGGTGCTACGCCGCACGCAGAAAGACATCAATCTCGACCAAGTCCGCGAGACGCTCGAGCTGTCGCACTCGCTGGGGATCAAGAACCACGTGTCGTTCGTCATCGGCATGATCGGCGAGACCGAGGAGTCGGTCTCCAACACGGTGCGCTACATCAAGACGCTGCCGGTCGACTCGGTGCAGTTCTCGGTGGCGATCCCGTTCCCAGGCACGAGCTTCTACGACCACGTCGAGAAGCAGGGCCAGCTGATGACCAAGGACTGGGACAAGTTCAATGGCTTCGAGGACGTGGTCGTGCGGACCGAAACGATGACCTCCGACGACCTTCAACGCGCCGTCACCCGCGCCCGCCGCCAGGTCTACTTCTCGCCGACCTTCATCCGTCGGCGTCTGAGTTATGTGCGGAACTTGCGAGACTTATCTGCTCTCACACGCAAAGCCGCGAGGCTGCTGCAATGGCAATCGAATTGA
- a CDS encoding sugar transferase, whose protein sequence is MIKVTGALLNIETSLRDGGGEEVLVSDALSHALRVQPLERRLSFAMKRLIDLGVSIGLLFVFMPVMTLVAFLIWADSGGPVFYTQSRWGLRRKPFTIYKFRTLKTGNPDPCERYETVETDPRITKVGGVLRKTSLDEFPQLFNVVLGDMSLVGPRPLVEWESVEADQDYGERYQVKPGVTGLTQVSGRNALSWAERLELDVVYVSRWSLWLDLMILLRTPFAVLQFDNVYPMPKHSRK, encoded by the coding sequence TTGATCAAGGTCACGGGTGCGCTCTTGAATATCGAGACTTCCTTACGCGATGGGGGCGGTGAAGAGGTGCTGGTCTCCGATGCACTGAGCCATGCGCTGCGGGTTCAACCATTGGAAAGACGTCTCTCGTTTGCGATGAAAAGGTTGATCGATCTCGGGGTTTCGATTGGTCTACTTTTCGTGTTCATGCCGGTGATGACGCTGGTTGCTTTCTTGATCTGGGCTGATTCGGGGGGCCCGGTGTTTTACACGCAATCGCGGTGGGGGCTGCGGCGCAAGCCGTTTACGATCTACAAGTTCAGGACGTTAAAGACCGGAAATCCAGACCCTTGCGAACGCTACGAAACGGTTGAGACCGACCCTAGGATTACCAAGGTCGGGGGGGTCCTTCGCAAGACGAGCCTCGACGAGTTTCCGCAGTTGTTCAATGTTGTGCTTGGGGACATGAGCCTCGTTGGTCCCAGGCCCTTGGTGGAATGGGAGTCGGTCGAGGCGGACCAAGATTACGGTGAAAGGTACCAGGTTAAACCGGGCGTCACGGGTCTCACTCAGGTGAGTGGACGGAACGCTTTGAGTTGGGCGGAAAGGCTCGAACTCGACGTTGTGTACGTGAGTCGATGGAGCCTCTGGCTCGACCTCATGATCCTGCTGCGCACGCCTTTCGCTGTGCTCCAGTTCGACAACGTCTATCCGATGCCGAAGCACTCACGCAAGTAA
- a CDS encoding NAD-dependent epimerase/dehydratase family protein gives MSGVALVTGGAGFLGSHVAERLVREGRRVIVLDDLSGGYRRNLPSNCEFVRGSVADRVLIERVFAENRIAHVYHLAAYAAEGLSHFVRRFNYENNLLASINLINAAVNHGVKCFVFTSSAAVYGSGADGAASPTPTPVDPYGVAKLAVEQDLRAAEEMFGLRHVVFRPHNVYGERQNLSDPFRNVIGIFLKQTLLGEPCTIFGDGKQTRNFTHVDDVAPAIARCVEAPEAWGKAFDIGSDQATSLNEIAEMVQNAVGCRVGVTRLPERREAAHVKTNHEEARRVFALGPGVELAEGLRRVAAWAADLELGPPRLDLTIEIERELPPSWRNALTKRAPHDS, from the coding sequence ATGAGCGGCGTCGCACTCGTCACGGGCGGAGCTGGGTTTCTTGGCAGCCATGTCGCCGAGCGGCTCGTACGGGAGGGGCGCCGGGTGATTGTTCTCGACGATCTCTCCGGCGGCTACCGCCGCAACTTGCCCTCGAATTGTGAATTCGTGAGGGGGTCGGTAGCCGATCGGGTCCTCATCGAGCGTGTCTTCGCCGAGAATCGGATCGCGCACGTCTATCACTTAGCGGCATACGCCGCCGAAGGGCTCAGCCATTTCGTCCGTCGGTTCAATTACGAGAACAACCTGCTGGCGAGCATCAACCTCATCAACGCCGCGGTCAATCACGGCGTGAAGTGCTTCGTCTTCACTTCGTCGGCGGCGGTGTACGGCAGTGGCGCCGATGGAGCCGCCTCGCCGACACCCACACCGGTCGACCCCTACGGCGTGGCGAAGCTCGCCGTGGAGCAGGACCTGCGGGCGGCGGAAGAGATGTTCGGGCTTCGCCATGTCGTGTTCCGCCCCCACAATGTTTACGGCGAGCGACAGAACCTCTCCGACCCCTTCCGGAACGTCATCGGGATATTTCTTAAGCAGACTCTTCTTGGCGAGCCCTGCACCATCTTTGGCGATGGAAAGCAGACGAGGAATTTCACGCATGTGGATGATGTGGCGCCAGCAATCGCCCGCTGCGTCGAAGCGCCCGAAGCGTGGGGTAAGGCCTTCGACATTGGCAGTGATCAAGCGACCAGCCTCAACGAAATCGCCGAAATGGTCCAGAACGCGGTTGGCTGTCGGGTGGGCGTCACGCGGCTGCCGGAGAGGCGTGAGGCGGCGCACGTGAAGACGAACCACGAAGAGGCCCGGCGGGTTTTCGCCCTTGGACCGGGGGTCGAGCTGGCGGAGGGCCTGCGTCGCGTCGCCGCTTGGGCGGCCGACCTTGAGCTCGGCCCGCCGCGGCTAGATCTGACGATTGAAATAGAACGGGAGCTCCCTCCCTCGTGGCGCAACGCGCTCACGAAGCGTGCGCCCCACGACAGCTGA
- a CDS encoding B12-binding domain-containing radical SAM protein: protein MAIELNIIDATGSGCSSGSCETDVAPAPLAPTTAKGRLAAQQLAAINPEGPIDWRFRRMLSLTPAYPGRWFGGVRPPVGISYVEEFVASRGVDTAGIDMNTTRRKKELFRKIEEFKPDVVGVTMMTYQYMSTYDLIDELKARYPHLKFVLGGPHVSALEAGVLDQCQSVDYAIAGEGEIPMLQLCQGAPPESIAGLHYRDGESVKSGPPRELVQDLDQFPYPRFKSYDLSKYTNEVEISTSRGCPHKCIFCSVPNIMGKQIRYRSAKSVGDEMEHFYKLGIRSFQFGDDNFLANRHRIKELMHEIESRNFEGAVLRCGQGIRADLINEQVLVAMKRAGFKQLGIGVESGSDRIMAIICKHLTVEQVDKAVGLACEQGFDVTLLFVYGTPGETLEDVQKSIDLAKKHPVMKAFFFNLVPFPGTALSDWVNENAALLGPFEHMFNREDEWKLRSQPFFETPEMPTADRHKALKMTVRASQDIQVATLKRKLKRFGVLGDVAAQAARFNTLERLFVRNRTFRRLLDRVMFN from the coding sequence ATGGCAATCGAATTGAACATCATTGATGCGACAGGCTCGGGCTGCTCGAGCGGATCGTGCGAAACCGACGTCGCCCCGGCGCCGCTGGCCCCGACGACGGCCAAGGGCCGGCTCGCCGCGCAGCAGTTGGCGGCGATCAACCCCGAGGGGCCGATCGACTGGCGATTCCGCCGCATGCTGAGCCTCACCCCCGCCTACCCCGGCCGCTGGTTCGGCGGCGTGAGGCCGCCGGTCGGCATCAGCTACGTCGAGGAGTTCGTCGCCTCGAGGGGCGTCGACACCGCCGGCATCGACATGAACACCACGCGGCGCAAGAAGGAACTCTTCCGCAAGATCGAGGAGTTCAAGCCGGACGTCGTTGGGGTCACGATGATGACCTACCAGTACATGTCGACTTACGACCTGATCGACGAGCTGAAGGCGCGCTACCCGCACCTGAAGTTCGTGCTCGGCGGGCCGCACGTCAGCGCGCTCGAGGCGGGCGTGCTCGATCAGTGCCAGTCGGTCGACTACGCCATCGCGGGCGAGGGGGAGATCCCCATGCTGCAACTCTGCCAGGGGGCGCCCCCCGAGTCGATCGCCGGTCTCCACTACCGCGACGGCGAGTCGGTCAAGAGCGGGCCGCCGCGCGAGCTCGTCCAGGACCTCGACCAGTTCCCCTACCCCCGCTTCAAGAGCTACGACCTCAGCAAGTACACCAACGAGGTCGAGATCAGCACCAGCCGGGGCTGCCCCCACAAGTGCATCTTCTGCTCGGTCCCCAACATCATGGGCAAGCAGATCCGCTACCGCAGCGCCAAGAGCGTTGGCGACGAGATGGAGCACTTCTACAAGCTCGGGATCCGCTCGTTCCAGTTCGGCGACGACAACTTTCTGGCCAACCGCCACCGCATCAAGGAGCTGATGCACGAGATCGAATCACGCAACTTCGAGGGCGCTGTGCTGCGTTGCGGCCAGGGGATCCGGGCCGACTTGATCAACGAGCAGGTGCTCGTCGCGATGAAACGGGCCGGCTTCAAGCAGCTCGGCATCGGGGTCGAGTCGGGCAGCGACCGCATCATGGCGATCATCTGCAAGCACCTCACCGTCGAGCAGGTCGACAAAGCCGTGGGCCTTGCCTGCGAGCAGGGATTCGACGTCACGCTGCTGTTCGTTTACGGCACCCCGGGCGAGACGCTTGAGGACGTGCAAAAGTCGATCGACTTGGCGAAGAAGCACCCGGTGATGAAGGCGTTCTTCTTCAACCTCGTCCCGTTCCCCGGCACGGCGCTGAGCGACTGGGTCAATGAGAACGCGGCGCTGCTGGGACCGTTCGAACACATGTTCAACCGCGAGGACGAGTGGAAGCTGCGTTCGCAGCCGTTCTTCGAGACGCCCGAGATGCCGACGGCCGACCGCCACAAGGCGCTCAAAATGACCGTCCGCGCGAGCCAAGACATCCAGGTGGCGACCCTCAAACGCAAGCTCAAACGCTTCGGCGTGCTGGGCGACGTCGCGGCCCAGGCGGCCCGTTTCAACACGTTGGAGAGGCTCTTCGTGCGTAACCGAACGTTCCGCCGGTTGCTCGACAGGGTCATGTTTAACTAA
- a CDS encoding NAD-dependent epimerase/dehydratase family protein encodes MNGADHLRGGADRLARGDETRTLVTGGTGFLGSHLTDLLSRTGREVLAVSRGDRADCRPDRMVDVLDRDALAAVFRDFHPHEVVHLAATSHFMTRDDDLGYRTNVDGTANVIGCVADEPLVRRCLIASSHVVANEDLFAAGEGRRYADSKRAIERLVGEWGSREKVCVTMRPCSIWGPGCGVPFRGFFERVIAGRYFHPGNVDPPKRMGYVKNTVFQMAKLLEAPAEFVDRRMIVLADDETTTLREWSQMIAEKAGRRPPPAAPEALVRAAALAGDALKLLGYRDPPIHSFRLKNMRRDSSGQSIEAIRELTGALPYTLEQGVEETVAWFKNKGAQP; translated from the coding sequence GTGAACGGCGCAGACCATCTCCGAGGCGGCGCCGACCGGCTGGCCCGGGGCGATGAAACACGCACGCTGGTGACCGGGGGCACAGGTTTTCTCGGCAGCCACCTCACCGACCTGCTATCCCGTACCGGACGTGAGGTGCTCGCGGTGTCTCGTGGCGATCGGGCCGACTGCCGGCCCGATCGCATGGTCGACGTGCTGGATCGCGACGCGCTCGCCGCCGTGTTCCGTGACTTTCACCCTCACGAAGTGGTGCATCTCGCGGCGACTTCTCACTTCATGACCCGCGACGACGATCTGGGCTACCGAACGAATGTTGACGGAACGGCCAACGTGATCGGGTGCGTCGCCGATGAGCCCCTCGTGAGGCGTTGTCTGATCGCCTCGTCGCACGTGGTCGCCAACGAGGACCTATTTGCGGCTGGAGAAGGACGCCGGTACGCCGACAGCAAACGTGCGATCGAGCGGCTGGTAGGTGAGTGGGGCTCCCGAGAAAAGGTATGCGTGACAATGCGGCCCTGCTCGATCTGGGGCCCCGGGTGCGGCGTTCCCTTCCGAGGCTTTTTTGAACGGGTGATCGCCGGGCGTTACTTCCATCCGGGCAACGTCGACCCGCCGAAGCGAATGGGCTACGTTAAGAACACTGTGTTCCAGATGGCCAAGCTGCTGGAGGCGCCGGCCGAGTTCGTCGATCGACGCATGATTGTTCTCGCCGATGATGAGACAACGACGCTGAGGGAGTGGTCACAAATGATCGCCGAGAAAGCGGGCCGCCGTCCTCCGCCCGCTGCCCCCGAAGCGCTCGTCCGAGCCGCTGCGCTGGCGGGCGACGCACTCAAGCTGCTCGGTTACCGCGACCCTCCCATCCACTCGTTCCGGCTAAAGAACATGCGACGCGACAGCAGCGGCCAGTCGATTGAAGCGATCCGCGAGCTCACGGGGGCCCTGCCCTACACGCTCGAGCAAGGCGTCGAGGAGACCGTTGCTTGGTTCAAGAACAAGGGGGCGCAACCATGA
- a CDS encoding B12-binding domain-containing radical SAM protein — MKFTMLMLEIRGNMPGFSGHYSEGVASIASVIKSAGHEFELMHVTRPIDPDELAERVAASGPDAIGYSCMTHTFRYLVEFAGAIRRRLPDTPSIMGGVHAILNPEESINVDGISAVSLGEGEAVILPFLDRVDRGESFADVPGIYAKEGGEITRNLAAPLITELDSLPAPDRSVFDFMKLVSTREGVLYVHCSRGCPYKCPFCCNEAIRDRAPNAQSYLRYKSVERVCEEIKQSLRYFPGKLHGIYFQDEILTMNKKWFREFAEVYPQRVGIPFNCNLRADLVSLDVAELLQQAGCNSVSLGLESGVERIRAEIVGKHIPDEQCHEAFRRLRDRGIQVNTFSMIGLPGETPKDALTTVFFNAESKIDKNMVSIFCPYPGTPLHTQALANGTLSSRMPDTFSDDTPMNQECISADQIKFIHDYFGIIVRLYRTRWPGKAIVGPLTRYVERDGWSLKALVSAKRALKKSVTAPYLWFGHYLMNRQAQVFRKGAVEVDCSHLSGPAAMKTSKEKPSSEPTAGPETVAPPPAEPQPVSVGATDPILPIVDPAMAVRSVSKN, encoded by the coding sequence ATGAAATTCACCATGCTGATGCTCGAGATCCGCGGCAACATGCCCGGTTTCTCAGGTCATTACTCGGAGGGGGTGGCGTCGATCGCCTCGGTGATCAAGAGCGCCGGCCACGAGTTCGAGCTGATGCACGTCACCAGGCCGATCGACCCCGACGAGCTGGCCGAGCGTGTGGCGGCCAGCGGGCCAGACGCCATCGGCTACTCGTGCATGACGCACACGTTCCGATACCTCGTGGAATTCGCGGGCGCCATCCGCCGCCGCTTGCCCGACACGCCGTCGATCATGGGAGGCGTCCACGCGATCCTCAACCCCGAGGAAAGCATCAACGTCGACGGGATTTCGGCCGTGAGCCTGGGCGAGGGCGAGGCGGTCATCCTGCCGTTCCTCGATCGCGTCGATCGCGGAGAGAGCTTCGCCGACGTGCCTGGCATCTACGCGAAGGAAGGGGGCGAGATCACCCGCAACCTCGCGGCGCCGTTGATCACGGAGCTTGACTCTCTTCCGGCTCCCGACCGCAGCGTGTTCGACTTCATGAAGCTGGTGAGCACTCGCGAGGGCGTGCTCTACGTCCATTGCTCACGGGGGTGCCCCTACAAGTGCCCGTTCTGCTGCAACGAGGCGATCCGCGATCGGGCGCCCAACGCGCAGAGCTATCTCCGCTACAAGTCGGTCGAGCGGGTGTGCGAAGAGATCAAACAGTCCCTGCGGTACTTCCCTGGCAAGCTGCACGGGATCTACTTCCAGGACGAGATCCTCACGATGAACAAGAAATGGTTCCGGGAATTCGCCGAGGTTTACCCTCAGCGGGTAGGAATCCCATTCAACTGCAACCTGAGGGCCGACCTGGTATCGCTCGATGTGGCCGAACTGCTGCAGCAGGCTGGCTGCAATTCGGTTTCGCTCGGCCTGGAGAGCGGCGTCGAGCGGATCCGCGCCGAGATCGTCGGCAAGCATATTCCTGACGAACAGTGCCACGAGGCGTTCCGCCGGCTGCGCGACCGAGGAATCCAAGTGAACACCTTCTCGATGATCGGATTGCCCGGCGAGACGCCCAAGGACGCCTTGACCACGGTGTTCTTCAACGCCGAATCCAAAATCGACAAGAACATGGTGAGCATCTTCTGCCCCTACCCGGGCACCCCTTTGCACACGCAGGCGTTGGCCAACGGCACGCTGTCGAGCCGCATGCCCGACACTTTCTCCGACGACACGCCGATGAACCAAGAGTGCATCAGCGCCGACCAGATCAAGTTCATCCACGACTACTTTGGCATCATCGTCCGGCTGTACCGCACACGCTGGCCCGGCAAGGCGATCGTCGGCCCGCTCACGCGGTACGTCGAACGCGACGGGTGGTCGCTCAAGGCCTTGGTCTCGGCCAAGCGGGCGCTGAAGAAATCCGTGACGGCGCCCTACCTCTGGTTCGGGCACTACTTGATGAACCGCCAGGCGCAGGTGTTCCGCAAGGGCGCCGTTGAGGTCGACTGCAGCCACCTCTCGGGCCCCGCCGCCATGAAGACCTCCAAGGAGAAACCGTCTTCCGAGCCCACTGCCGGACCGGAAACCGTGGCGCCGCCACCGGCCGAGCCGCAGCCGGTTTCAGTCGGGGCGACCGACCCAATCTTGCCGATCGTCGATCCCGCGATGGCCGTCCGCTCGGTGAGCAAAAACTGA